A portion of the Haemorhous mexicanus isolate bHaeMex1 chromosome 3, bHaeMex1.pri, whole genome shotgun sequence genome contains these proteins:
- the MSH6 gene encoding DNA mismatch repair protein Msh6 isoform X1 → MSRQSTLLRFFSKAAPPAGTEPHSEPRRRRASGERNGLQAAGSPPGGAGRAAARRGENGEKGEGGGAAAKAPKAASVSCEYSPGDLVWAKMEGYPWWPCLIYNHPTERTIIRGKGKSTRVHVQFFDESPTRGWISVKYLKPYKGSSDRETMKGGMFYSTKPEIKRAMVLADDAMSKDKTKRLELAVCNEPSDTEEEEEEMEEMSENASGNSEDCNSEEDVKSGKRVMSRERAVKAKRRRVLDSDSDHDGSDVEFKPDGKEAASSEEASSGVDENESSDTETEAESVAESPVKVPSKRKRREVKKPAKRSSLGNECSETPKRAATVSSEAKSKLTSFAAPENFESQANACSGGTGGFSVWEHEKLDWLQEGKRRDAHRRRQGDPDYDPCTLYVPEDYLNKCTPGVRRWWQLKSQNFDAVICYKVGKFYELYHMDAVTGVNELGLIFMKGTWAHSGFPEIAFGRFSDVLVQKGYKVARVEQTETPEMMEARCRSAGHSSRFDKVVRREICRIITKGTQTYSVMDCDPSENHSRFLLSVKEKEDAAGMRLYGVCFVDTSMGKFHVGQFPDDRHCSRFRTLVAHYTPVQVLFEKGNLSVDTQKILKGSLVSCIQEGLTSGSQFWNASKTLKVLLEEGYFKEKQNSENGCSLPSVIKSLTSESDSLGLTPGENSELALSALGGCVFYLKKCLIDQELLSQANFEEYVPVDIATAKTMSSSSLFGRTGQRMVLDGVTLMNLEVLQNGTNGSTEGTLLERIDSCCTPFGRRLLKQWLCAPLCNPKSINDRLDAVEDLLAVPDKMSEVTEYLKKLPDIERLLSKIHSIGSPLKSQNHPDSRAIFYEELKYSKKKIADFLSTLEGFKVMNEIVEFMEEFASDFKSRVLKQLVTRKAKNPDGRFPDLSAELTRWDTAFDHNQARKTGVITPKLGFDPDYDRALEDIKALEEDLRKYLEKQRKLLGSKSVQYWGTGKNRYQMEIPESVISRNLPEEYELRSSRKGYKRYWTKEIEKMLAAMVNAEERRDAALKDCMRRLFYNFDKNSKDWQTAVECIAVLDVLMSLAHYSQGGDGPLCRPVILLPTDNAPPFLELRNSRHPCITKTFFGDDFIPNDIVIGIKDEGSSSEASCVLVTGPNMGGKSTLMRQAGLLVVMAQLGCYVPAEACRLTPIDRVFTRLGASDRIMAGESTFFVELSETSSILQHATEHSLVLVDELGRGTATFDGTAIASAVVKELAERIRCRTLFSTHYHSLVEDYSHSRAVRLGHMACMVENESEDPSQETITFLYKFIEGACPKSYGFNAARLADIPEEVIQKGHRKAKEFEKTTISLRIFRYLCQVVDGATCDAGAVRKLTAMIDRL, encoded by the exons ATGTCTCGGCAGAGCACCCTGCTCCGCTTCTTCTCCAAGGCCGCGCCGCCGGCCGGCACCGAGCCCCACAGcgagccccgccgccgccgcgcctcCGGGGAGCGGAACGGCCTCCAGGCCGCCGGCAGCcccccgggcggggcgggccgagcggcggcgcggcgcggcgaGAATGGAGAGAAGGGCGAggggggcggcgcggccgccAAGGCCCCCAAGGCCGCCAG TGTCTCCTGTGAGTATTCTCCTGGGGACTTGGTGTGGGCCAAGATGGAAGGCTATCCCTGGTGGCCATGTCTCATATACAACCACCCCACTGAAAGGACAATaatcagaggaaaaggaaaatccactCGTGTCCACGTGCAGTTCTTTGATGAGAGCCCTACGAGGGGTTGGATCAGTGTTAAATACCTGAAGCCATATAAAG GTTCATCAGACAGGGAGACAATGAAGGGAGGTATGTTTTACAGCACAAAGCCTGAAATTAAAAGAGCCATGGTGCTGGCAGATGATGCCATGAGCAAAGATAAAACCAAGAGGCTTGAACTGGCAGTCTGCAATGAGCCTTCAGacacagaggaggaagaggaagaaatggaG gaGATGAGTGAAAATGCATCAGGCAACAGTGAAGACTGCAATAGTGAGGAGGATGTGAAAAGCGGTAAGCGAGTGAtgagcagggaaagagctgtAAAAGCCAAGAGAAGGAGAGTGTTGGATTCTGACAGCGACCACGATGGCTCTGATGTGGAGTTCAAGCCTGATGGGAAAGAAGCAGCAAGCAGTGAGGAAGCCAGTAGTGGGGTGGATGAAAACGAGTCTTCTGACACAGAGACAGAGGCAGAGAGTGTTGCAGAGAGCCCCGTAAAAGTCCCTTCTAAACGAAAGAGAAGAGAGGTGAAAAAGCCTGCTAAACGGAGTAGCCTGGGAAATGAATGTTCTGAAACACCCAAAAGAGCAGCAACAGTCTCTTCAGAAGCCAAGTCTAAGCTGACATCCTTTGCAGCACCTGAAAATTTTGAATCTCAAGCAAATGCTTGCAGTGGAGGCACTGGTGGCTTCTCAGTGTGGGAGCACGAAAAGCTGGACTGGCtacaggaagggaagaggagagatgCGCACAGGAGGCGTCAGGGTGACCCTGACTACGACCCCTGTACTCTCTATGTGCCCGAGGATTACCTCAACAAGTGCACGCCGGGCGTGCGGAGGTGGTGGCAGCTCAAAAGCCAGAACTTTGACGCTGTGATTTGCTACAAGGTGGGAAAGTTCTACGAGTTGTATCACATGGATGCAGTCACTGGCGTCAATGAGCTGGGCCTGATCTTTATGAAGGGCACCTGGGCCCACTCGGGTTTTCCAGAAATCGCGTTTGGCCGATTCTCCGATGTCCTGGTGCAGAAGGGCTACAAGGTGGCGCGCGTGGAGCAGACGGAAACGCCCGAAATGATGGAAGCACGCTGCAGGTCCGCGGGCCACTCCAGCAGGTTTGACAAGGTGGTGCGCCGGGAGATCTGCAGGATCATCACCAAGGGAACCCAGACCTACAGCGTCATGGACTGCGACCCCTCCGAGAACCACAGCAGGTTCCTGCTGAgcgtgaaggagaaggaggacgCGGCCGGGATGCGCCTCTACGGCGTCTGCTTCGTCGACACCTCCATGGGGAAGTTCCACGTCGGCCAGTTCCCAGATGACCGCCACTGCTCCAGGTTTAGGACTTTGGTAGCTCACTACACCCCTGTGCAGGTGCTGTTTGAGAAGGGGAACCTGTCTGTAGACACACAGAAGATACTGAAAGGCTCGCTTGTTTCTTGCATTCAGGAAGGGCTGACCTCGGGTTCCCAGTTCTGGAATGCATCTAAAACACTAAAAGTCCTTCTTGAGGAAGGATATTTCAAGGAGAAGCAGAATTCTGAAAATGGATGTTCTCTGCCCTCTGTAATCAAATCTCTGACTTCAGAGAGTGACTCCCTGGGATTAACTCCTGGTGAAAACAGTGAGTTAGCTTTGTCAGCTCTTGGGGGATGTGTCTTCTATCTCAAAAAATGTCTGATTGATCAGGAGCTGTTATCACAGGCAAACTTTGAGGAATATGTCCCTGTGGATATCGCTACTGCAAAAACCATGAGTTCAAGTAGTTTGTTTGGCAGAACTGGCCAGCGGATGGTGCTGGATGGAGTCACCCTGATGAATTTGGAAGTCCTGCAGAATGGAACCAATGGAAGCACAGAAGGTACTTTGTTGGAAAGGATTGATTCTTGCTGTACACCATTCGGGAGGCGACTCCTGAAACAGTGGCTCTGTGCTCCACTTTGTAATCCTAAATCCATCAATGATCGTTTGGATGCTGTTGAGGacctcctggcagtgccagatAAAATGTCTGAAGTCACTGAGTACCTCAAGAAACTTCCTGACATTGAAAGACTGCTCAGCAAAATTCACAGCATTGGGTCACCACTCAAAAGTCAGAACCATCCTGACAGCAGGGCCATCTTCTATGAAGAACTCaaatacagcaagaaaaaaattgctgacTTTCTGTCTACCCTGGAGGGCTTCAAAGTAATGAATGAAATTGTCGAATTCATGGAGGAGTTTGCCAGTGACTTCAAATCCAGAGTCCTGAAGCAGCTGGTCACCCGCAAAGCCAAAAATCCCGATGGCCGCTTCCCAGACCTGAGTGCAGAGCTCACAAGGTGGGACACTGCCTTTGATCACAACCAGGCTCGGAAGACAGGAGTCATTACCCCCAAGCTGGGCTTTGACCCCGATTACGACAGAGCTCTGGAGGATATCAAAGCTCTCGAGGAGGACCTTCGGAAGTACCTGGAGAAGCAGCGCAAGTTGCTTGGGTCCAAGTCTGTGCAGTACTGGGGGACAGGCAAGAACCGGTACCAGATGGAGATCCCAGAAAGTGTCATCTCCCGTAACCTGCCCGAGGAGTACGAGCTGAGGTCGAGCAGGAAGGGCTACAAGCGCTACTGGACCAAGGAGATCGAGAAGATGCTGGCTGCCATGGTGAACGCCGAGGAGCGCCGCGACGCTGCCCTCAAGGACTGCATGAGGCGCCTCTTCTACAACTTCGACAAGAACAGCAAGGACTGGCAGACAGCTGTGGAGTGCATTGCTGTGCTGG atGTCTTGATGTCCCTTGCTCACTACAGTCAAGGTGGTGATGGACCTCTGTGCCGACCTGTAATCCTGCTACCTACAGATAATGCTCCTCCCTTCCTGGAACTTAGAAATTCCCGCCATCCATGCATCACAAAAACTTTCTTTGGGGATGATTTTATTCCCAATGACATTGTGATAGGCATCAAGgatgaaggcagcagcagtgaggccTCCTGTGTGCTGGTAACTGGCCCCAACATGGGTGGCAAATCTACGCTCATGAGACAG GCTGGTCTCCTGGTGGTCATGGCCCAGCTGGGGTGCTACGTGCCCGCGGAAGCCTGCAGGCTCACGCCCATCGACCGCGTGTTCACGCGGCTCGGCGCCTCCGACAGGATCATGGCCG GTGAAAGTACCTTCTTTGTTGAATTGAGTGAGACTTCCAGCATTCTGCAGCATGCAACAGAGCACTCCCTTGTTCTCGTGGATGAACTGG GCAGAGGCACGGCCACGTTTGACGGCACAGCCATAGCGAGCGCGGTGGTGAAGGAGCTGGCCGAGAGGATCCGGTGCCGGACGCTGTTCTCCACTCACTACCACTCCCTGGTGGAGGACTACTCCCACAGCAGGGCCGTGCGCTTGGGCCACATG GCATGCATGGTTGAAAATGAGAGTGAGGATCCAAGCCAGGAAACGATTACGTTCCTGTACAAGTTCATTGAAGGAGCCTGCCCAAAGAGCTACGGCTTCAATGCAGCAAGACTTGCAGATATTCCAGAGGAAGTCATTCAGAAGGGGCATAGAAAAGCCAAAGAGTTTGAAAAAACAACCATCTCACTGAGAATATTTAG GTACCTGTGCCAGGTGGTGGATGGAGCAACCTGTGATGCAGGCGCGGTTCGGAAACTCACGGCGATGATCGACCGGCTTTAG
- the MSH6 gene encoding DNA mismatch repair protein Msh6 isoform X2: MFCMEMSENASGNSEDCNSEEDVKSGKRVMSRERAVKAKRRRVLDSDSDHDGSDVEFKPDGKEAASSEEASSGVDENESSDTETEAESVAESPVKVPSKRKRREVKKPAKRSSLGNECSETPKRAATVSSEAKSKLTSFAAPENFESQANACSGGTGGFSVWEHEKLDWLQEGKRRDAHRRRQGDPDYDPCTLYVPEDYLNKCTPGVRRWWQLKSQNFDAVICYKVGKFYELYHMDAVTGVNELGLIFMKGTWAHSGFPEIAFGRFSDVLVQKGYKVARVEQTETPEMMEARCRSAGHSSRFDKVVRREICRIITKGTQTYSVMDCDPSENHSRFLLSVKEKEDAAGMRLYGVCFVDTSMGKFHVGQFPDDRHCSRFRTLVAHYTPVQVLFEKGNLSVDTQKILKGSLVSCIQEGLTSGSQFWNASKTLKVLLEEGYFKEKQNSENGCSLPSVIKSLTSESDSLGLTPGENSELALSALGGCVFYLKKCLIDQELLSQANFEEYVPVDIATAKTMSSSSLFGRTGQRMVLDGVTLMNLEVLQNGTNGSTEGTLLERIDSCCTPFGRRLLKQWLCAPLCNPKSINDRLDAVEDLLAVPDKMSEVTEYLKKLPDIERLLSKIHSIGSPLKSQNHPDSRAIFYEELKYSKKKIADFLSTLEGFKVMNEIVEFMEEFASDFKSRVLKQLVTRKAKNPDGRFPDLSAELTRWDTAFDHNQARKTGVITPKLGFDPDYDRALEDIKALEEDLRKYLEKQRKLLGSKSVQYWGTGKNRYQMEIPESVISRNLPEEYELRSSRKGYKRYWTKEIEKMLAAMVNAEERRDAALKDCMRRLFYNFDKNSKDWQTAVECIAVLDVLMSLAHYSQGGDGPLCRPVILLPTDNAPPFLELRNSRHPCITKTFFGDDFIPNDIVIGIKDEGSSSEASCVLVTGPNMGGKSTLMRQAGLLVVMAQLGCYVPAEACRLTPIDRVFTRLGASDRIMAGESTFFVELSETSSILQHATEHSLVLVDELGRGTATFDGTAIASAVVKELAERIRCRTLFSTHYHSLVEDYSHSRAVRLGHMACMVENESEDPSQETITFLYKFIEGACPKSYGFNAARLADIPEEVIQKGHRKAKEFEKTTISLRIFRYLCQVVDGATCDAGAVRKLTAMIDRL; this comes from the exons ATGTTCTGTATG gaGATGAGTGAAAATGCATCAGGCAACAGTGAAGACTGCAATAGTGAGGAGGATGTGAAAAGCGGTAAGCGAGTGAtgagcagggaaagagctgtAAAAGCCAAGAGAAGGAGAGTGTTGGATTCTGACAGCGACCACGATGGCTCTGATGTGGAGTTCAAGCCTGATGGGAAAGAAGCAGCAAGCAGTGAGGAAGCCAGTAGTGGGGTGGATGAAAACGAGTCTTCTGACACAGAGACAGAGGCAGAGAGTGTTGCAGAGAGCCCCGTAAAAGTCCCTTCTAAACGAAAGAGAAGAGAGGTGAAAAAGCCTGCTAAACGGAGTAGCCTGGGAAATGAATGTTCTGAAACACCCAAAAGAGCAGCAACAGTCTCTTCAGAAGCCAAGTCTAAGCTGACATCCTTTGCAGCACCTGAAAATTTTGAATCTCAAGCAAATGCTTGCAGTGGAGGCACTGGTGGCTTCTCAGTGTGGGAGCACGAAAAGCTGGACTGGCtacaggaagggaagaggagagatgCGCACAGGAGGCGTCAGGGTGACCCTGACTACGACCCCTGTACTCTCTATGTGCCCGAGGATTACCTCAACAAGTGCACGCCGGGCGTGCGGAGGTGGTGGCAGCTCAAAAGCCAGAACTTTGACGCTGTGATTTGCTACAAGGTGGGAAAGTTCTACGAGTTGTATCACATGGATGCAGTCACTGGCGTCAATGAGCTGGGCCTGATCTTTATGAAGGGCACCTGGGCCCACTCGGGTTTTCCAGAAATCGCGTTTGGCCGATTCTCCGATGTCCTGGTGCAGAAGGGCTACAAGGTGGCGCGCGTGGAGCAGACGGAAACGCCCGAAATGATGGAAGCACGCTGCAGGTCCGCGGGCCACTCCAGCAGGTTTGACAAGGTGGTGCGCCGGGAGATCTGCAGGATCATCACCAAGGGAACCCAGACCTACAGCGTCATGGACTGCGACCCCTCCGAGAACCACAGCAGGTTCCTGCTGAgcgtgaaggagaaggaggacgCGGCCGGGATGCGCCTCTACGGCGTCTGCTTCGTCGACACCTCCATGGGGAAGTTCCACGTCGGCCAGTTCCCAGATGACCGCCACTGCTCCAGGTTTAGGACTTTGGTAGCTCACTACACCCCTGTGCAGGTGCTGTTTGAGAAGGGGAACCTGTCTGTAGACACACAGAAGATACTGAAAGGCTCGCTTGTTTCTTGCATTCAGGAAGGGCTGACCTCGGGTTCCCAGTTCTGGAATGCATCTAAAACACTAAAAGTCCTTCTTGAGGAAGGATATTTCAAGGAGAAGCAGAATTCTGAAAATGGATGTTCTCTGCCCTCTGTAATCAAATCTCTGACTTCAGAGAGTGACTCCCTGGGATTAACTCCTGGTGAAAACAGTGAGTTAGCTTTGTCAGCTCTTGGGGGATGTGTCTTCTATCTCAAAAAATGTCTGATTGATCAGGAGCTGTTATCACAGGCAAACTTTGAGGAATATGTCCCTGTGGATATCGCTACTGCAAAAACCATGAGTTCAAGTAGTTTGTTTGGCAGAACTGGCCAGCGGATGGTGCTGGATGGAGTCACCCTGATGAATTTGGAAGTCCTGCAGAATGGAACCAATGGAAGCACAGAAGGTACTTTGTTGGAAAGGATTGATTCTTGCTGTACACCATTCGGGAGGCGACTCCTGAAACAGTGGCTCTGTGCTCCACTTTGTAATCCTAAATCCATCAATGATCGTTTGGATGCTGTTGAGGacctcctggcagtgccagatAAAATGTCTGAAGTCACTGAGTACCTCAAGAAACTTCCTGACATTGAAAGACTGCTCAGCAAAATTCACAGCATTGGGTCACCACTCAAAAGTCAGAACCATCCTGACAGCAGGGCCATCTTCTATGAAGAACTCaaatacagcaagaaaaaaattgctgacTTTCTGTCTACCCTGGAGGGCTTCAAAGTAATGAATGAAATTGTCGAATTCATGGAGGAGTTTGCCAGTGACTTCAAATCCAGAGTCCTGAAGCAGCTGGTCACCCGCAAAGCCAAAAATCCCGATGGCCGCTTCCCAGACCTGAGTGCAGAGCTCACAAGGTGGGACACTGCCTTTGATCACAACCAGGCTCGGAAGACAGGAGTCATTACCCCCAAGCTGGGCTTTGACCCCGATTACGACAGAGCTCTGGAGGATATCAAAGCTCTCGAGGAGGACCTTCGGAAGTACCTGGAGAAGCAGCGCAAGTTGCTTGGGTCCAAGTCTGTGCAGTACTGGGGGACAGGCAAGAACCGGTACCAGATGGAGATCCCAGAAAGTGTCATCTCCCGTAACCTGCCCGAGGAGTACGAGCTGAGGTCGAGCAGGAAGGGCTACAAGCGCTACTGGACCAAGGAGATCGAGAAGATGCTGGCTGCCATGGTGAACGCCGAGGAGCGCCGCGACGCTGCCCTCAAGGACTGCATGAGGCGCCTCTTCTACAACTTCGACAAGAACAGCAAGGACTGGCAGACAGCTGTGGAGTGCATTGCTGTGCTGG atGTCTTGATGTCCCTTGCTCACTACAGTCAAGGTGGTGATGGACCTCTGTGCCGACCTGTAATCCTGCTACCTACAGATAATGCTCCTCCCTTCCTGGAACTTAGAAATTCCCGCCATCCATGCATCACAAAAACTTTCTTTGGGGATGATTTTATTCCCAATGACATTGTGATAGGCATCAAGgatgaaggcagcagcagtgaggccTCCTGTGTGCTGGTAACTGGCCCCAACATGGGTGGCAAATCTACGCTCATGAGACAG GCTGGTCTCCTGGTGGTCATGGCCCAGCTGGGGTGCTACGTGCCCGCGGAAGCCTGCAGGCTCACGCCCATCGACCGCGTGTTCACGCGGCTCGGCGCCTCCGACAGGATCATGGCCG GTGAAAGTACCTTCTTTGTTGAATTGAGTGAGACTTCCAGCATTCTGCAGCATGCAACAGAGCACTCCCTTGTTCTCGTGGATGAACTGG GCAGAGGCACGGCCACGTTTGACGGCACAGCCATAGCGAGCGCGGTGGTGAAGGAGCTGGCCGAGAGGATCCGGTGCCGGACGCTGTTCTCCACTCACTACCACTCCCTGGTGGAGGACTACTCCCACAGCAGGGCCGTGCGCTTGGGCCACATG GCATGCATGGTTGAAAATGAGAGTGAGGATCCAAGCCAGGAAACGATTACGTTCCTGTACAAGTTCATTGAAGGAGCCTGCCCAAAGAGCTACGGCTTCAATGCAGCAAGACTTGCAGATATTCCAGAGGAAGTCATTCAGAAGGGGCATAGAAAAGCCAAAGAGTTTGAAAAAACAACCATCTCACTGAGAATATTTAG GTACCTGTGCCAGGTGGTGGATGGAGCAACCTGTGATGCAGGCGCGGTTCGGAAACTCACGGCGATGATCGACCGGCTTTAG